A part of Ziziphus jujuba cultivar Dongzao chromosome 8, ASM3175591v1 genomic DNA contains:
- the LOC107414929 gene encoding auxin-responsive protein SAUR32 encodes MGIMSGEKEKHQQHHQHHHHHHHHLNFHINLPHLNLHGHHNNNSNHEKKELLKDIPKGCLAVLVGQGEEQQRFVIPVIYINHPLFMQLLKEAEEEYGFDQKGPITIPCHVEEFRTVQGMIDKENSLHHHHHHHHHHHHHVWCFRV; translated from the coding sequence atgggaATTATGAGtggagagaaagagaaacatCAACAACATCATCAACATCACCACCATCATCACCACCATCTGAATTTCCACATCAATTTACCACATCTCAATCTTCATGGTCACCataacaacaacagcaaccaTGAGAAGAAAGAATTACTGAAAGACATCCCAAAGGGATGTTTGGCAGTCTTGGTGGGACAGGGTGAGGAACAACAGAGGTTTGTGATCCCTGTGATCTACATCAACCATCCACTTTTCATGCAGCTCTTGAAGGAAGCTGAGGAAGAATATGGATTTGATCAGAAGGGTCCCATCACCATTCCTTGCCATGTTGAGGAGTTTCGCACCGTTCAAGGCATGATTGATAAGGAGAATTCtctccatcaccatcaccaccaccatcaccaccatCATCACCATGTTTGGTGTTTTAGGGTTTGA
- the LOC107414951 gene encoding uncharacterized protein LOC107414951, translating into MTYISSTPFLDTAFDLTTLSFITVLLVVCVLSLCFVFYLRFKSRSSHHLQSFNSLWTVRFLLVLFITLWALNELLRIPTFRRRYLHDIWPSLNRDQESTLCKVNVVLSLGLFEPAFLVTLLFLVDVSIKKQTPRSLWAIGYILSMCVPILCFQSILVFSRYDLGGYWPHYFRRSYVILSKGRFGGDESVLCSYPLLSTIVFGAFGIGYSFWFLLSCWKVVSMVINKALRVRIYGLATAVLTSVPAQIAFLGLSVVWDPNEALYGVMAMLVFLSTFVCAMVGQGILVIRPIADSLAAGADFSSRCNSEGGRRRVNA; encoded by the coding sequence ATGACCTACATTTCTTCCACACCATTCTTGGACACCGCTTTCGACCTCACCACCTTATCCTTCATCACCGTCCTCCTCGTCGTCTGTGTTTTGTCCCTCTGCTTCGTCTTCTACCTCCGATTCAAATCCCGCTCTTCCCACCATTTGCAAAGCTTCAACTCTCTTTGGACCGTCCGCTTCCTCCTCGTCCTCTTCATCACCCTTTGGGCCCTCAACGAGCTTCTTCGAATCCCCACCTTTCGCCGCCGATATCTCCACGATATCTGGCCGTCATTGAACCGAGACCAAGAATCCACCCTCTGCAAAGTCAACGTTGTCCTTTCTTTGGGGCTCTTCGAGCCTGCTTTTTTGGTAACCCTGCTTTTCCTCGTAGACGTGTCGATCAAGAAACAGACTCCGAGGAGTCTTTGGGCTATCGGTTACATTTTGTCCATGTGCGTCCCCATTTTGTGCTTCCAATCCATCCTGGTTTTCTCCCGTTACGATCTCGGCGGATATTGGCCTCACTACTTCCGCAGAAGCTACGTGATCCTTTCCAAAGGCCGGTTTGGAGGAGACGAATCCGTGCTTTGCTCGTACCCGTTGTTGAGCACCATTGTTTTCGGTGCTTTCGGCATCGGCTACTCGTTTTGGTTCTTGTTGTCTTGCTGGAAGGTCGTTTCCATGGTGATCAATAAGGCCTTGAGAGTTCGGATTTATGGGCTCGCCACCGCGGTTTTGACTTCCGTGCCGGCTCAGATTGCTTTCTTGGGGTTGTCCGTGGTGTGGGACCCGAATGAAGCCTTGTATGGCGTCATGGCTATGCTTGTTTTTCTCAGCACATTCGTTTGCGCCATGGTGGGACAGGGTATTTTGGTAATTAGACCGATTGCCGACTCGTTAGCCGCCGGAGCTGACTTCAGTAGTCGGTGTAATTCAGAAGGAGGGAGGAGACGGGTGAATGCTTGA